The following nucleotide sequence is from bacterium.
GTCTTCAAGGCGGCACGCGCCGTCGTGGACGGCGGGGCGCCGAGCGCCGCCGTGGAGATCGTCACGCCCGCGCAGCGGGAGAACATCCTGCACGGCTACGCGAACGTGCCGAAGGCCGAGCGGCTGAAGGTCGGCGCCCAGGTCCGTCTCGCGGACGTCACCCAGGTCGTGACCGGGTCCGTCGTCCTCGCGCTGGTGGGCGACGGCGTGCTCGCGCTCGGCGACACCGTCGAGCGCTGGGTCCCCGGCCTCCTCGGACCGGGCGCGGTGGTCACCGTCGGCCAGCTGCTCCAGCAGACGAGCGGCATCCCGGACTACACGGCGACCGACGCCTTCGCGGCCGACGTCAGGGCCGATCCGCTCGCCGACGTGCCGCCGCAGCAGCTGACGGGCTACGTCGCCCAGCTGCCGCTGCTGTTCCCCCCGGGCAGCGCGTTCGGCTACTCGCGCACCGACGCCATCGTGCTCGGGCTCATCGTCGAGGCGGCGACCGGCATGTCGCTCGAGGCGGTGATCGCGGCCCGCGTCGCCGCGCCGCTCGACCTCGAGCGGACCGCGCTGCCGGCGAGCAACGAGCTGCCGGCGCCGCGCACCGAGGGCTATCACTTCAAGCGCACCGAGTACGGACCGATCCGCAAGGTGACGGACGCGATCTCGCCGTCGTGGACCTGGGCGGCGGCGGGCATGATCTCGACGCCGGTCGAGGTGGGACGTGTGCTGCGCGCACGCATGGCGGGACGCCTGTTCCCCGACGCCCTCGTCGAGCAGAGCCTCGCGAGCCTCGTGCGCGGCGACGGCTTTCCGCCCGGGCCGGGTACGAGCCGCTCCGGGCTCGGCATCTTCGCGTATCGCCTGCCGTGCGGGCTCGTGTACGGCTACACGGGACGCATCCCGGGCTGGCGCACGTTCGCGGTGGCGAACCGCCAGGGTACGCGCTCCGCCACGGTCGTCGTCAACGTCGACAACGGCAGGAAGCACGTCGCCAACCTGGCGCGCCGCCTTCAGCAGAAGGCGGCCTGCCGCGCGCTGCGTTTCGAGTGAGCGCCACACGCTTCCGCGGCGCCGGGTCCGGGCGGGCGCGACGCGCCGGTCGTAGGCGCGGGTAGCGCGCCGAAGCGGGATGCGCGCGGCCGGGAGAGCCGTCGCCGCGCGCGGGAGCGGAAGCCGCGCGCGCGGCCGGGGGACGGCTCCCCCGGCCGCGCGCCCACGGTCACTCGAGGAAGGCGCCGCTCGGCGAGCCGCCGCTCGGCAGCGCCGCGCACTCGGCCGGTGCGGCCACGAGCTTGGCGCTGACGAACTTGCCGGGCTTGTCGAACTTCGCCGTCGACGGCGGGTTGCCGGCTGCCCGCGCCGGTGCGGCGGCGCACCAGCCGTCGTCCGCGCCGAGGCGGACCAGCACCCCGACCTTGCCCTGCTGGGCTTCGTTCAGGGTGTAGCCGAACGTCGCCCCCCGCACTTTGGCGGTGAGCGTGTTCGCCTTGATGACCAGGTTGCGCACCGGGCCGTTCGGGTTCCGGTAGCGCCAGCCCTTCGGGTTCGCGGCGCTGCCGAGCGCCGTCCAGCCCGAGGCGGGGAGCGTCAGCGACGCCTCGTCGGCGGTGAGACCGGCGGCGTTGTAGACCACCAGCGCGCCGCCGTGGACGGTCGGATCGCCGGCGCCGCCGCGCGCAGGCGGGGCGATCTGCGCCCCGGGCGCGAGGCCCTTCGTCGACGACGCGAACGACATGCCGCGCTTTGCCGCCGAGGCGTCGGAGAGCGACAGCTTCTTCGTCGGAATCGGCGCGAGGTTGGGCGCCTGGCCGGGGAAGCTGCTCGCATCGGCGGGATCGCTGCCGGCGTCGAGCTCGTCGCGATCGAGGTAGCCGTCGAGGTCGCGGTCGACGCCGGCGCGAAGGCCCTCACCCGGCGGCACGCACGTCCAGGTGAGCGCCTGCCCCGGGGGCGCCGCCAGAGCCCGCACGGCGGCGTCGCTGAGGGCGAGGTCGTCGGCGCGGTCGGAGACGAACAGCCCGCCCGCCTGGCGGAGGAAGCCGCGCGCCTCGCCCGCGACGACGCCCTTCACGACGACGTCGCACTCGCCCGCCGCGGCGCGCGAGACGAGCAGGTCGAGCCGCGGCCCGACGATCGCCGCGTTGCTCGCGTCGAGCGTCGTCTGCTGTCCGACGATCGGCGCGAAGTTGGTGTCGAACGCCAGCATGAACTGCTCCATCTCCCGGCGCTGCGTGGCGTTCTGGAAGCCGACGGCGGAGCCGCCGACGCTCGTGTTCGAGAACACGGTCGCGTTGAAGAAGCGGAAGAGCGTGTCGACCGAGCCGTCGTGCAGGAAGCCGAAGCCGCGAACCTGCGGGCCCTGGTGCGGCGTGTCGAGCGGCAGCGTGAAGTGCGTGTCGAGGCCGCCGAACATGCCGACCTTCTGGTAGAGGTTGCGCAGGTGCGGGATCTTGACGATCTGCACCTCGTTCTCGAAGCTCGCCCGGCCGTCGGTGCCGAAGAACTTCTGGGCGGCGTCGAGGCGGTGGCAGCCCTCGCAGGTGAAGCCGAGCGGCACGCCGAGGATGTTGCCGGGAATGCCGTCGGAGAGGCGCGGCCCGAAGTAGAAGTTGCGGCCGTTCTGCTGCGCCGTCGTCAGCGTGTTGCTGAGCGGCCGGATCGGGTTCGGCGGCAGCATGATCTCGAGCGCGAAGTCGGTGAACTTCTGCATGTCCGCCGGGTGCAGCTCGTCCTCACGGCCGAGCAGCCCGGGGAACGCCTCGTTGAAGTTGTTGAACGAGACGACCTCGTCGAACGCCGAGCCCGGGGTCCCGGGCGGGTTGGCGCGGTCGCCGCGCCAGTGCATGGCGCCGCTGCCGTCCATGCCGCGCAGGGTCTGCGTGGTCATCGGCCCCTTCATCGGGTGGAAGTCGTTCAGGTTGCCCGTGCCGTTGATCGGCGAGTCGAGCGTGAAGACGCCCGAGGTGACGGCGATGCCGAGGTTGATCGGGATCGGGTTCGTCTTGACGAGCGCGTCGGGGTTGCCGAGGTCCCAGGCGAGGTCGTCCATGTCGCCGAAGATGTGGCAGCTCGCGCATGCCGCCTCGCCGTTGCTGGACGTCAGCTGCGCGTCGTAGAGGAACGGCCGCCCCTGGACGACCTTCGCGGGCTCGGGGTTGTGCAGCGACACGCGCTGCGTCTCGGCGCGGCTGCCGAGGTCGACGACGGAGACCGCGTTGTCGAAGCGCGTGAGGACGAACAGCCGCGGCGACGACGGATCGAGCGCCAGGCCGGCAGGGCCGCCGCCCGAGAGCGGGATGTAGCCGCCGCTCGCCGTCGTCGGATCGAAGGTGCCGGCCTCCAGCGCGGCCGTGCCGATGACGCCGACGCGGGCCGAGCCGAACGCGGCGACGTAGAGCGTGGCGCCGTCCGGGGAGACGACCATGTCGACCGGGGTCGCCAGGCTGTGCTGCTTCACGCCGGCCGGGGCCGGGCGCGTGGCGTAGGGGATATGCGGGTTCAGGTGGTGCGGCGTGACGTCGTTGCCGGAGAGCACGGTGACGCGCGACTCGGCGAGGTGGCCGTTCACGGTGGTGCCGCCGAAGATGCCGGGCCCCTCGAAGCGCACCTCGTTGCGGGCGTCCGTGTTCGAGACGTAGACCGCGCCGCTCACCGGGTTGGCGACCATGTTGAAGAGGGTCGTGCCGACGCCGGTGTAGACGCCGGTCTGCGCGAGCGTGCTCGCGTCGATCGCGAAGACGTCCTCGTCGGGCAGGTCGAACTGCACCGCGGCGCCCCAGTCGCGGCCGAGCTGGTCGAGCCACTGGTCGGTCGTGGGGTCGTGCTTCACGATCAGCCCGGTCTCGGGCGCCCGCTTGCCTTCGACGTTGGTGCTCGGGCCGGGCAGGCCGCCCGGCAGCGTCACGCCGTCCTCGACGCAGGGGCCGGCGGCGGCGAAGCCGTCGCAGACGATCGGCTCGGCGATGATCGTCGTGCCGTTGCCGGACTTGAAGATCGCCGCGTAGACGGTGTTGCCGTCGGGGCTGGTCGCGAGCGCGCGCGGCGTGTCGCCGAACAGCGTCACGATGCGCATCGGTACGCCGCCGAGGGCGCTGCCGAGGCTCGTGGCGTCGAACACCCAGACGTCGGCGCGGCCCACGCCGGACGTGGTCAGCTGCGGGTCACCGGCGCCGGGCACCGCCGAGATCGACGCGTGCGTGCGGTGCTGGCCGCGGTGCGCGGTGGTGATGAAGGCGCGCGTGCGGCCCGGCCCGGCGAACACGATGTCGCGCGGCTCGTCGCCGACCAGCAGCGTGCGCACGACGCGCGGCGGGTTGCTGACCACGTCGACGATGCTGACGCTGTCGGAGAGGTGGTTGACGACCCACACCTCGCCGGCCGACCGCGCGGCGACGGCGACCGGCTCGAGGCCGACCGGCACGGAGGCGACGTGGGTGAGACCGCCCGGCCCGACGTCGAAGACCTCGAGCTGGTTGTCGGGGGTGTTCGCCGCGTACAGCCGGGTCCCATCCGCGGACAGAGCCAGCGGGCGAACGGGGCCGCTTTCGAAGGTGACGAAGGCGGCGGCAGGGGCGGCGGCGAGGAGGAGGGCGAGTAGCGCAGCGCGACGGACACGTCCCATCATGCCGCCCGGCTTCCCGCGCCGGACCCCTCGGCGTCAATGGGAACCTTGCGTCAACGGCGATTTGGACGCGCTGAGCGACCGTGCCCGTGCCCGCCGCGGCGCCCGGTCCACTCACGCGTGGAGCATCGGTGTGCGCGTAATTCGTTTCGGCATGAAAGATGCGCGTCGCGCATGTCGTCTGCCGAAGCGACGCCGCAGCGGCGCAGTCATGCCGGCAGCGGCCAGGCGCGCAGCAGCGGCCACCGGGCCGCGGTGTCCGGGTCGAAGGGCCGCCAAGCGCCGTCGGCCTGTGCGAGCCGCTCGGCGACGACGAGCAGGACCGCGGGATGGTGCGGCATGCCGGCGTGGCTCGACTCGACGGCGATCGTCTCGCGGTTCGGCCCCGGCACCTCGACGCAGCTCCGCCACGCGACGATGCCGTCGGTGCGGCTGAGGATCGAGGTCGAGGGCACGGGCAACGGCTCGCGCAGGCGGTCGACGAAGGCGGCGAAGCGCTCGTCGGCGCGCGGCCCGATGCCGAACCGCTGGAGACGGGCGACGGTCGTGGCGTTGGGATCGCGGAAGGGCGAGCCGAGCGTGATGACCTGGCGCACGTGGTCGGGAAAGTGCCGCGCCAGCTCGCGGGCGTAGATGCCGCCGAGGCTCCAGCCGACGAGCGCGACGCGCTGCTCGTGCCGCGCGTGCAGCGCGAGGAGGCGTGCCGCGAGACCCTGCACGGTCTCGGGGGCCGGCCCGAAGTTGCGGCCGAGCCGCCAGCCGTGGACGTGGTGGCCGCGGTCGCGCAGGAACCAGCGCAGCGCGCGCGTCGCGACGTCGTCGGCGAGGTAGCCGGGCAGGACCAGCACCGGGCTGCCGCAGCCGCGATGGGCGGCCCGCAGCCAGGGCAGGGCCGGCAGCAGGCCGAGCAGCTCGAGGCCCGCGCGCATCTCGAGGGCCAGCAGCGCGGCCAACGGCGGCGCGATGGGCGTCTCGGGCGGCACCTCGCCACTTAGGCCCGGCGCCGTCGGGCGCGTCAACGACGGGCGCGCACGGCCGCGTGGTGCGAGGGACGTTGACTGCGCCGCCGTCGCCGTCGAAAAGCGGCGCATGGCGACGTTCATGCGGCCCTGGGAGCCCCAGACCTACGCGCTCATGCGCATCGTGGTCGGATTCCTCTTCATGTGGCACGGCTCGCAGAAGATCCTCGGGGTCCCGCCCATGCCGCCGGTCGACCCGCCGCCGCCGGCCGCCATCATCTGGACGGCGGGTCTCATCGAGCTCGTGGGCGGGCTCCTCGTGATGATCGGCCTCCAGACGCGCTGGGCCGCCTTCCTGTCGAGCGGGCTCATGGCCTGCGCGTACTGGATGGCGCACGGCCTCCAGGCGCTGCTGCCGATCCAGAACGGCGGCGAGCTGGCGGCGCTGTACTGCTTCGTCTTCCTCTACGTCGCGGCGCGCGGGCCCGGCATCTGGAGCGTGGACGGGGGGCGCGCGACGTGAGCGGGACGCAGCTCGCGTCGCTCGTCGAGCTCTGCGAGCGCAGTTGCAGCACCTTCGCGGCGCGGCCGCTCTTCGGCGTGAAGGCTGGCGAGTCGTGGTCGTGGCTAACCTACGGCGACTTCCACGCGCAGGTGGCGGCGGCGCGCGGCGGGCTCTCCGCGCTCGGCGTGCGGGCGGGGGACACGGTCGCGATCGTCGCCGACAACCGCGTCGAGTGGGCGGCGGCGTGCTACGCCACCTACGGCCGCGGCGCGGCATACGTGCCGATGTACCAGGCGCAGCATCCGTCGGAGTGGCAGTTCATCCTGCGCGACTGCGGCGCGCGGGTGGTGCTCGCCGCCACCGACGGCGCGGTCGCGCGGTTGCGCGCCATGCGGGACGAGCTGCCGGCGCTCGAGCACGTGGTCGCGCTCGACGCGCCGGCGGAGCGGTCCGACTCGTGGGGGGCGCTGCTGGCGGCGGGCCGCGCGCGC
It contains:
- a CDS encoding beta-lactamase family protein, with the protein product MRTGWGRTGFALLGAIAAHAAPAWAGAPSYRAVFKAARAVVDGGAPSAAVEIVTPAQRENILHGYANVPKAERLKVGAQVRLADVTQVVTGSVVLALVGDGVLALGDTVERWVPGLLGPGAVVTVGQLLQQTSGIPDYTATDAFAADVRADPLADVPPQQLTGYVAQLPLLFPPGSAFGYSRTDAIVLGLIVEAATGMSLEAVIAARVAAPLDLERTALPASNELPAPRTEGYHFKRTEYGPIRKVTDAISPSWTWAAAGMISTPVEVGRVLRARMAGRLFPDALVEQSLASLVRGDGFPPGPGTSRSGLGIFAYRLPCGLVYGYTGRIPGWRTFAVANRQGTRSATVVVNVDNGRKHVANLARRLQQKAACRALRFE
- a CDS encoding alpha/beta hydrolase, which produces MRRFSTATAAQSTSLAPRGRARPSLTRPTAPGLSGEVPPETPIAPPLAALLALEMRAGLELLGLLPALPWLRAAHRGCGSPVLVLPGYLADDVATRALRWFLRDRGHHVHGWRLGRNFGPAPETVQGLAARLLALHARHEQRVALVGWSLGGIYARELARHFPDHVRQVITLGSPFRDPNATTVARLQRFGIGPRADERFAAFVDRLREPLPVPSTSILSRTDGIVAWRSCVEVPGPNRETIAVESSHAGMPHHPAVLLVVAERLAQADGAWRPFDPDTAARWPLLRAWPLPA
- a CDS encoding DoxX family protein, which gives rise to MATFMRPWEPQTYALMRIVVGFLFMWHGSQKILGVPPMPPVDPPPPAAIIWTAGLIELVGGLLVMIGLQTRWAAFLSSGLMACAYWMAHGLQALLPIQNGGELAALYCFVFLYVAARGPGIWSVDGGRAT